From one Ignavibacteria bacterium genomic stretch:
- a CDS encoding c-type cytochrome — protein MLKTVFLLAVCVTTIVGLYAAGCSTVSAKQDDIHTTLKILPKDISDDDLEAIMKSFNVALGVKCGHCHAPRTDGKKGLDYESDANPKKLIARDMMLMTSEMNNKYFHHYKRDSVFVQMNCNTCHNGKIKPLATEIPADKL, from the coding sequence ATGCTCAAGACTGTTTTTCTGTTAGCCGTCTGCGTAACAACAATTGTTGGACTGTACGCCGCAGGATGTTCAACCGTCTCAGCCAAACAGGACGATATTCACACAACGCTTAAAATCTTACCAAAAGATATCAGTGATGATGACCTGGAAGCGATTATGAAATCGTTCAACGTGGCTCTGGGCGTAAAATGCGGGCACTGCCACGCTCCACGAACCGACGGGAAAAAGGGCCTTGATTATGAAAGTGATGCCAATCCCAAAAAGCTTATTGCTCGTGATATGATGCTGATGACATCAGAAATGAACAATAAATATTTTCACCATTACAAGCGTGATAGCGTTTTTGTTCAGATGAACTGCAACACCTGCCATAATGGCAAGATAAAACCTTTGGCAACCGAAATCCCGGCGGATAAGCTCTGA
- a CDS encoding enoyl-CoA hydratase/isomerase family protein, producing MKDITNVGIVGAGTMGAALAQKFIQEGFAVTLADRSMEIVQKGITGIQSTLRDAVEKRLFTETQVEQFMQRLNGTDTLAGLAHCDLVIEAIYENFEAKSELFQTLSTIVSSDCILATNTSSFSVSELAESVHHPERFIGLHYFYHAAKNRLVEIIPGSKTAPETFIAAQRFSFLSGKDAITCADSYGFVVNRYFVPWLNESARLLGEGYPIDVIDAVCKQVFGIGMGPFELMNATGIPVAYHSEKTLERYGNLYTVSEVLEKQALANTPWLLGTTPDSGLGTLEQERVIADRMLGVVFFVCLQLLDENVCSVAAINRGAKIGLKWKRGPFEMMNRLGEDAVRSLVGKIAALYTMPMPNALSADRWKSENVKLEKNGSIAIITMDQPEYQNAFSEETMRQLAACFDSADSDPDIKTIFFTGSGKAFVAGADINYFVTKIKSNNIDDIIAFTKAGQDLFERIDTSNKTVVSIINGLALGGGLEFALCSDIVLALPKAQLAFPETAIGIYPGLGGTQRSARKLGKGLSKFLIFTGKMLSASEASAIGLVDKIVTPHEMFAILAGEAPIPGPANTALSPEWSAIAEFFSTNSLSDIVSGTTSEGIIDEALSQKFTKMVQSKAPVALRLADELITKAAGCSSELNHLNEIFSTSDALLGLTSIGKKVEYQGK from the coding sequence ATGAAAGATATTACGAACGTTGGAATTGTTGGCGCCGGAACCATGGGTGCTGCACTGGCTCAGAAGTTCATTCAGGAAGGCTTCGCCGTTACGCTTGCAGACCGGTCGATGGAGATTGTACAAAAGGGTATCACCGGTATTCAGAGTACGTTACGGGATGCAGTTGAAAAACGTTTGTTTACCGAAACACAGGTTGAACAGTTCATGCAGCGGCTAAACGGAACAGATACTCTTGCCGGTCTTGCACACTGCGATCTGGTTATCGAAGCCATTTATGAAAACTTTGAAGCAAAGAGTGAACTCTTTCAAACACTGAGTACGATTGTATCTTCAGACTGTATTCTGGCTACCAACACATCCTCGTTTTCGGTGTCGGAATTAGCAGAATCGGTTCATCATCCCGAACGCTTTATTGGCCTTCATTACTTTTATCATGCTGCAAAAAACCGCCTTGTAGAAATTATACCTGGCAGCAAGACTGCTCCGGAAACATTCATAGCGGCACAACGATTCTCGTTCCTGTCGGGGAAGGATGCCATCACGTGTGCCGATTCGTACGGCTTTGTTGTTAACCGGTACTTTGTTCCCTGGCTGAACGAGTCAGCACGTCTGCTGGGCGAAGGCTATCCGATTGATGTGATTGATGCCGTTTGTAAACAAGTATTTGGTATTGGAATGGGACCGTTCGAGCTGATGAATGCCACAGGTATCCCTGTTGCCTACCACTCAGAGAAAACTCTCGAACGTTATGGTAATCTGTACACAGTGTCGGAAGTTCTTGAAAAACAGGCATTAGCCAACACTCCGTGGCTGTTGGGCACAACACCGGACAGCGGACTCGGCACACTGGAGCAGGAGCGCGTAATTGCTGACAGGATGCTTGGTGTGGTATTCTTCGTGTGCCTGCAGTTGCTTGATGAGAACGTGTGTAGCGTGGCTGCCATAAACCGTGGTGCCAAGATTGGCCTAAAGTGGAAGCGCGGTCCGTTCGAGATGATGAACCGGTTAGGTGAAGACGCCGTACGAAGCCTTGTCGGCAAAATCGCAGCACTCTATACCATGCCGATGCCAAACGCTCTGTCCGCCGACCGGTGGAAATCTGAAAACGTTAAACTGGAAAAGAATGGTTCCATTGCCATCATCACGATGGATCAGCCGGAATATCAGAACGCATTCAGCGAAGAAACTATGCGTCAGTTAGCTGCGTGTTTTGATAGTGCAGACAGTGATCCTGATATCAAAACCATATTTTTCACCGGCTCTGGAAAGGCGTTTGTTGCGGGTGCCGACATCAACTACTTTGTAACAAAGATTAAGAGCAACAACATTGATGATATCATTGCATTCACCAAGGCAGGACAAGACCTGTTTGAGAGGATCGATACATCAAACAAAACCGTTGTTTCGATTATCAATGGTCTGGCACTCGGCGGCGGACTTGAGTTTGCACTGTGTTCCGATATTGTCCTTGCCCTACCCAAGGCCCAGCTTGCCTTCCCTGAAACTGCTATCGGAATATACCCTGGTTTGGGAGGAACGCAGCGTTCGGCACGGAAGTTGGGTAAGGGGCTAAGCAAATTTCTCATATTTACCGGGAAGATGCTTTCTGCATCCGAAGCCTCCGCAATTGGTTTGGTGGACAAGATTGTCACTCCGCACGAGATGTTTGCAATTCTCGCAGGTGAAGCACCTATACCCGGGCCTGCCAACACTGCTCTTTCGCCAGAATGGAGTGCCATTGCCGAGTTCTTTAGTACGAACAGCCTGAGCGACATAGTAAGCGGTACTACGTCGGAAGGCATAATTGATGAGGCCCTGTCTCAGAAATTTACAAAGATGGTGCAATCAAAGGCGCCCGTTGCACTACGGTTGGCCGATGAGTTGATTACCAAGGCTGCAGGCTGCAGCTCTGAGCTGAATCACCTTAACGAGATTTTTTCCACCTCTGATGCACTCCTCGGACTCACATCTATCGGGAAAAAAGTAGAGTATCAGGGCAAATAG
- a CDS encoding cbb3-type cytochrome c oxidase subunit I has protein sequence MIQFSETEIAKQKKLALTWGVTFLIVFPLLITLGLLMRMRQGGMSELESADFYSYMTLHGLGMAGVLFSMAFAALWYLNGTRYVRLNINLGYFLYGLTLLGVVGLTIGTLIGKFGAGWYMLYPLPFIGTTWPEWATGLSIISLIVLGVAWLIGCLHVVYALAKEFGGFANIMGWQYLGKKEVKRELPAMVLISTISIVPGIFSIITGAVMLILNLLQHMESTLSFDPLLLKNLIFFFGHTLVNITMYCAVGWLYALLPEFTKREWPVNKIVVYSWNSTFFFVMFAYFHHLYMDFVQPVGLHYAGQFASYLSSIPATAITMFGVIAQFYHSKTKWTIIPLLFLIGTAGWAVGGFAAVVDSTIALNQVLHNTLWVPAHFHTYMLLGVVLYILAFLYYLFSGKDNNKSDKLAATGFWTFVAGGFGFVLMFYLGGLNSIPRRFSHYEGINIEHTHQTGSSLAGTAVWFIAIVLLGLLMMYFSLFRRLSNGSSSTQEVAK, from the coding sequence ATGATACAATTCAGCGAAACAGAAATTGCAAAACAAAAGAAGCTTGCCCTAACATGGGGTGTTACATTTCTTATTGTCTTCCCGTTGCTCATTACGCTCGGCCTGCTGATGCGTATGCGGCAGGGCGGTATGTCGGAACTTGAATCGGCCGACTTTTACTCGTACATGACCCTGCACGGTCTTGGAATGGCTGGGGTACTATTCTCGATGGCGTTTGCAGCGCTTTGGTACCTGAATGGAACACGGTATGTAAGACTCAATATCAATCTTGGATACTTCTTGTATGGTCTGACGCTGCTTGGAGTTGTTGGATTAACAATTGGCACCCTGATCGGCAAGTTCGGTGCAGGATGGTATATGCTGTATCCGCTACCGTTTATTGGAACAACATGGCCGGAATGGGCAACAGGGCTTTCAATTATTTCACTTATCGTTCTTGGTGTGGCCTGGCTTATCGGATGTTTGCACGTTGTGTACGCACTTGCAAAGGAATTCGGTGGATTTGCTAACATTATGGGCTGGCAGTATCTGGGCAAGAAGGAAGTCAAACGTGAACTTCCTGCTATGGTACTGATATCCACCATCAGTATTGTGCCCGGTATTTTCTCGATTATCACCGGGGCGGTGATGCTTATCCTGAACCTCCTGCAGCACATGGAAAGCACTCTGAGTTTTGATCCGCTTCTCTTGAAAAATCTTATTTTCTTTTTCGGTCACACACTGGTTAACATCACAATGTATTGTGCTGTAGGCTGGCTGTATGCACTGCTGCCGGAATTCACCAAGCGTGAGTGGCCTGTTAATAAAATTGTAGTGTACTCGTGGAATAGCACGTTCTTCTTTGTCATGTTTGCCTACTTCCACCACCTGTATATGGACTTTGTTCAGCCCGTTGGTTTACACTATGCCGGCCAGTTCGCATCATACCTTAGCTCGATCCCCGCAACTGCAATCACCATGTTTGGTGTGATTGCGCAGTTCTACCATTCAAAAACAAAGTGGACGATTATTCCGCTGCTCTTTCTCATTGGAACGGCTGGCTGGGCCGTAGGCGGATTCGCTGCTGTTGTTGATTCAACAATTGCATTGAACCAGGTGCTACACAACACACTATGGGTTCCGGCTCACTTTCACACATACATGCTTTTAGGTGTTGTGCTGTACATCCTTGCCTTTCTGTATTACCTGTTCTCTGGCAAGGATAATAATAAAAGTGATAAGCTTGCTGCCACCGGTTTCTGGACATTTGTGGCAGGGGGCTTTGGTTTCGTACTGATGTTCTATCTTGGCGGTTTGAACAGTATCCCACGTAGATTCTCTCACTACGAGGGGATAAACATTGAGCATACGCATCAAACAGGTTCTTCATTAGCCGGAACGGCAGTCTGGTTTATTGCCATTGTGCTTCTTGGTTTGCTGATGATGTACTTCTCGCTGTTCCGTAGGCTGTCAAATGGCTCATCATCAACACAGGAAGTGGCAAAGTAG
- a CDS encoding SCO family protein: MRKILIPVTSLVICFSVILLWTKGLSAFTIFSYTLADAGPVPRQMPVFNLVAQDSSLFTISDLHRFTLINFVYLNCPDVCHKVNNKIEEIYHEFDSTIVPSKLGFLTISFDLANDDIRKINKYREYFGEDLSGWTFALPQGLSEVQFDKILKEIGIWAHRVPDRGIINHSIYMFLVDEHQTIVKILDPARLSNAEIMNQISHCISGVAHAN, from the coding sequence ATGAGAAAAATCCTAATCCCAGTTACTTCGCTCGTTATCTGCTTCTCGGTGATCCTACTGTGGACCAAGGGATTGAGTGCGTTTACAATCTTTTCATATACCCTTGCCGACGCTGGTCCGGTTCCCAGGCAGATGCCGGTGTTTAACCTGGTAGCACAGGATAGTTCTTTATTTACAATTTCGGACCTACACAGGTTTACACTTATAAATTTTGTTTATCTGAACTGCCCGGATGTGTGCCATAAGGTGAATAACAAGATCGAAGAAATTTACCATGAGTTCGATAGTACGATCGTTCCGTCGAAACTCGGATTCCTGACGATAAGCTTTGATCTGGCGAATGATGATATCCGGAAAATCAATAAGTACCGCGAATACTTTGGTGAGGATCTTAGTGGCTGGACTTTTGCGTTGCCACAGGGATTGTCGGAAGTGCAGTTCGACAAGATTCTAAAGGAGATCGGGATTTGGGCGCACCGGGTTCCCGACCGCGGAATCATCAACCATTCAATCTACATGTTCCTGGTAGATGAGCATCAGACGATTGTTAAAATCCTCGATCCGGCGCGCTTGTCAAATGCCGAGATTATGAATCAGATTTCGCACTGTATCTCCGGTGTAGCGCATGCAAACTAA
- a CDS encoding Crp/Fnr family transcriptional regulator gives MNLTPHNNGKSDQAHSCVFNSPSDCALIHHYSNEFIMVEGESPAGVFCVCKGQVKIMSSLDANRALTLWIARQGDMIGLHMLIDSQPCHYSAYANGTVSGCFVPPGQLLGTMQTNPSVLRSVLKHLSTKVLFVEQRMACISRRNVRVQCAIFLLSMATAQPGYDNEYYVINYTITDIAGMLGVSSSALKKILEEFASNDILSFSPHRLVINNIYALETIAYGSKQ, from the coding sequence ATGAACCTGACACCACACAATAACGGTAAATCGGACCAGGCGCATTCGTGTGTATTCAACTCACCCTCGGACTGTGCGTTAATCCATCATTACTCCAATGAGTTTATTATGGTTGAAGGCGAGTCGCCTGCCGGTGTATTCTGCGTTTGCAAGGGTCAGGTGAAGATTATGTCAAGCCTTGACGCCAACCGTGCACTCACGCTTTGGATTGCCAGGCAGGGCGACATGATAGGCCTGCACATGCTTATCGACAGTCAGCCGTGTCATTACTCTGCCTACGCCAATGGGACGGTCAGTGGTTGCTTTGTACCGCCTGGCCAGTTGCTTGGTACCATGCAAACCAATCCTTCAGTTCTTCGGAGCGTGCTTAAGCATCTGAGTACAAAGGTACTGTTTGTGGAGCAGCGAATGGCTTGTATATCTCGAAGGAACGTTAGAGTACAGTGTGCCATTTTCCTTCTCTCAATGGCTACAGCGCAGCCCGGTTATGATAACGAGTACTACGTTATTAACTACACGATTACTGACATTGCCGGGATGTTGGGGGTGAGCTCGAGTGCACTAAAGAAAATTCTTGAGGAGTTCGCTTCGAACGATATACTTTCATTTAGTCCGCACCGCCTTGTGATTAACAACATTTATGCACTTGAAACAATCGCCTACGGAAGCAAGCAGTAG
- a CDS encoding cytochrome b/b6 domain-containing protein yields the protein MKTTAKFTVLHRTLHWVMALAMMILFATGFLRMTWMSKSTVVSVLSETAETKSLLKDQMVGIAKSIQAPMWEWHELFAHIMIITIVVRIVYMLTKGIRFPKPFGSGISVKERLQGMVYVYFYAFVLVQGATGIIMEKGLFQSFQDTAESIHKLGLYLFPIFIVLHLAGIVLAEHTTKKGIVSNMIGGDNS from the coding sequence ATGAAAACGACGGCGAAATTTACCGTGCTCCATCGCACCCTTCATTGGGTGATGGCATTAGCGATGATGATACTGTTTGCAACGGGCTTCCTACGGATGACATGGATGTCGAAGAGTACGGTGGTTTCGGTATTATCTGAAACAGCTGAAACCAAATCACTCCTAAAAGATCAGATGGTTGGTATTGCAAAATCCATCCAGGCTCCAATGTGGGAGTGGCACGAACTTTTTGCTCACATTATGATAATTACCATTGTTGTGCGGATCGTTTACATGCTGACGAAGGGAATACGATTCCCCAAACCATTCGGATCCGGCATCAGTGTAAAGGAACGCTTACAGGGCATGGTCTATGTCTATTTTTATGCCTTCGTCCTGGTTCAGGGAGCAACAGGCATCATTATGGAAAAGGGGCTTTTCCAGTCGTTCCAGGATACCGCCGAAAGTATTCACAAACTTGGCTTATATCTGTTTCCGATCTTCATCGTTCTGCATCTTGCCGGTATCGTTCTTGCTGAACATACCACTAAAAAAGGCATCGTCTCGAACATGATTGGCGGCGATAACTCATAG
- a CDS encoding enoyl-CoA hydratase/isomerase family protein, which translates to MTKVHVSYMFDGSVARIVLDDGKGNVLDKLMVDDLLEFLTAAKANNNLKLITFEGAGKHFSFGASVEEHRKDQAAGMLQGFHKIFYELIDLAIPTVAIVSGQCLGGGLELALMCNLLIADATARLGQPEIILGVFPPPASLLLAEKIGSVRAEELLISGRTITAVEAQHLGMLNHVAETRQELDDWLSQWITTHIVPKSASSLRFATRAARTKVNTLLTTYLPELEKTYVHQLMETHDANEGIQAFLDKRTPQWTNN; encoded by the coding sequence ATGACCAAGGTACACGTTTCATACATGTTTGACGGAAGTGTGGCCAGGATTGTTCTTGACGACGGCAAGGGCAATGTACTCGATAAACTGATGGTTGACGACCTGCTGGAGTTTTTAACTGCAGCGAAAGCAAATAACAATCTTAAGCTCATCACCTTTGAAGGTGCTGGCAAGCACTTCTCGTTTGGTGCAAGCGTTGAAGAGCATCGTAAGGATCAGGCTGCCGGAATGCTTCAGGGATTTCATAAGATCTTTTATGAGCTGATTGACCTTGCAATCCCTACTGTTGCGATTGTTTCCGGACAATGCCTGGGCGGAGGTCTGGAGCTGGCTTTAATGTGCAACCTGCTTATTGCCGATGCCACAGCCAGACTCGGGCAGCCCGAAATCATCCTTGGCGTTTTTCCTCCGCCTGCCTCACTCCTGCTTGCCGAAAAGATTGGAAGCGTCCGTGCCGAGGAGCTTCTGATATCCGGCCGAACCATAACAGCCGTCGAGGCACAACACCTGGGTATGCTTAATCATGTTGCAGAAACCAGACAGGAGCTCGACGACTGGCTAAGCCAATGGATAACAACACACATTGTACCAAAGAGTGCTTCATCGCTACGGTTTGCAACCAGGGCGGCACGCACAAAAGTGAATACACTACTCACAACCTACCTCCCCGAGCTGGAGAAGACCTACGTGCACCAGCTCATGGAAACCCACGACGCAAATGAAGGCATCCAGGCATTTCTGGATAAGCGAACACCACAGTGGACAAATAACTAA
- the oah gene encoding 6-oxocyclohex-1-ene-1-carbonyl-CoA hydratase, which yields MEQLKNHNLVETTYQEILVEKRPCLDARGNPVQGLFNAWIFLNNPRQYNSYTTAAVKEIILAFAEASNDRSVVSVVFTGVGDKAFCTGGNTKEYAEYYAGNPQEYSQYMRLFNDMVSAILKCEKPVICRVNGMRIGGGQEIGMACDFSITSDAARFGQAGPKHGSAPIGGATDFLPLYMGIEKAMVSLTLCEPLTAHQAYYHGIVSDIVPVYKVDGEFIVNPLVVTNKITDDYGRIVFGTMKTGRELAEAKEILASATTDLSLLDEAVNKLATKLLYTFPNCTNKTISEVRKFKLEHWDKNKESSREWLALNMMSEAKAGFRAFNDGPKENREADFIKLRQLLAEGHPWDDELQRVISPLYTKPE from the coding sequence ATGGAACAACTCAAAAATCACAATCTCGTAGAAACCACGTATCAGGAAATCCTTGTGGAGAAGCGTCCGTGCCTTGATGCGCGCGGCAATCCTGTGCAAGGGTTATTCAATGCGTGGATTTTTCTGAACAATCCGCGGCAATACAACTCGTACACAACTGCTGCTGTGAAGGAGATCATCCTTGCCTTTGCCGAAGCCTCGAATGACAGAAGTGTGGTAAGCGTGGTATTTACCGGTGTTGGTGACAAAGCATTCTGCACCGGTGGGAACACAAAGGAATATGCAGAATACTATGCCGGAAACCCGCAGGAGTACTCGCAGTATATGCGGTTGTTCAACGATATGGTTAGTGCCATTCTAAAGTGCGAGAAACCGGTGATTTGCAGAGTCAACGGGATGCGTATTGGTGGCGGACAAGAGATTGGCATGGCTTGCGATTTTAGTATCACCAGTGATGCGGCACGCTTTGGCCAGGCAGGACCTAAGCACGGTAGCGCCCCGATTGGTGGCGCAACTGATTTTCTGCCTCTCTACATGGGAATCGAAAAGGCAATGGTATCACTGACACTATGCGAGCCGCTTACCGCACATCAGGCGTATTATCATGGCATTGTTTCGGATATCGTGCCCGTGTACAAAGTTGACGGTGAGTTCATCGTAAACCCGCTTGTAGTTACAAACAAAATAACGGACGACTACGGACGCATCGTGTTTGGGACGATGAAAACGGGGCGTGAACTGGCAGAGGCAAAAGAAATTCTTGCTTCAGCAACAACCGATCTGTCACTCCTGGATGAAGCCGTAAACAAACTTGCCACCAAGCTGCTATACACGTTCCCCAACTGTACCAACAAAACAATCTCGGAAGTACGCAAGTTTAAACTCGAGCACTGGGATAAGAATAAAGAAAGCAGCCGCGAATGGCTTGCTCTGAATATGATGTCGGAAGCCAAGGCAGGCTTCAGGGCATTTAATGATGGCCCAAAAGAAAACCGCGAAGCTGATTTCATCAAGCTGCGTCAGCTACTTGCCGAAGGACACCCCTGGGATGATGAACTTCAGCGTGTTATCTCGCCACTATACACCAAACCTGAGTAG
- a CDS encoding hemerythrin domain-containing protein, protein MNKPLYDYFTNDHRRIEILLDNATENPDLVNMEYYHQFRTGLLKHIKMEEKILFPAAQKANNNTPLPLAAKLRLDHGAITALMVVPPTPDVISVLRHVLEKHDLLEEEPHGMYEICEQLTADETSAILDELASVADVPVQPHNPAHYALEAAKRALLRAGFDFDAIVAGTT, encoded by the coding sequence ATGAATAAGCCTCTCTACGACTATTTTACGAACGACCATCGTCGCATAGAAATCCTGTTGGATAACGCCACAGAGAACCCTGACTTGGTAAACATGGAGTATTACCACCAGTTCAGAACAGGCTTGCTAAAACATATTAAGATGGAAGAAAAGATACTCTTCCCTGCAGCACAAAAAGCCAACAACAATACTCCCCTGCCCCTTGCCGCTAAGCTTCGGCTGGATCATGGAGCAATTACAGCTCTCATGGTTGTTCCGCCCACTCCCGACGTAATATCGGTGCTGCGCCATGTTCTGGAAAAGCATGACCTTCTGGAGGAAGAACCTCACGGCATGTACGAGATATGCGAGCAGCTTACTGCCGATGAAACTTCTGCAATCCTGGACGAGCTGGCGTCGGTAGCCGACGTACCGGTGCAACCGCACAATCCGGCACATTATGCGCTCGAAGCAGCAAAACGCGCATTACTGCGTGCCGGCTTTGATTTTGACGCTATCGTTGCCGGCACGACGTAA
- a CDS encoding flavodoxin reductase produces the protein MSHTAKILVIEPCTHDVLRIVLEKPEGLTYKPGQAVDIAVNQEDWKDKLRTFTFTSLPTDPTLEFTIKTYPEHNGVTHHLRTLKAGDEILLHDVYGDIAYKGEGVFIAGGAGITPFIAIFKWLQQNNQVGGNKLIFANRTKADIIKERYFTDLLVGNFINVLSHEQHDGYLHGFVNADIIQEQMAGGLQYVYLCGPPPMMTAVEKILQELGISQDNIVKENF, from the coding sequence ATGTCGCATACCGCTAAAATCCTTGTTATCGAACCGTGTACACACGACGTCCTTCGGATTGTCCTTGAAAAGCCTGAGGGCCTAACCTACAAGCCTGGTCAGGCTGTTGATATTGCTGTAAACCAGGAAGACTGGAAGGACAAACTTCGCACGTTCACATTTACGTCGCTGCCCACCGATCCAACTCTTGAGTTTACCATTAAAACATACCCGGAGCACAACGGAGTTACTCATCATTTGCGGACACTCAAGGCAGGCGATGAGATTCTGCTCCATGATGTGTATGGTGATATTGCATATAAGGGTGAGGGAGTGTTTATTGCCGGTGGTGCAGGAATCACACCGTTTATTGCAATCTTTAAATGGTTGCAGCAGAACAATCAGGTTGGCGGGAATAAACTCATTTTTGCCAACAGGACAAAGGCAGACATCATTAAGGAAAGGTATTTTACTGATCTCCTGGTTGGTAACTTCATTAACGTACTCTCGCATGAACAGCACGATGGATACCTGCACGGCTTTGTGAATGCCGATATCATTCAAGAACAAATGGCAGGGGGCTTACAGTATGTGTACCTGTGCGGACCCCCTCCAATGATGACTGCAGTTGAGAAAATCCTGCAGGAGCTTGGAATATCGCAGGATAACATCGTTAAGGAAAATTTCTAG
- a CDS encoding TetR/AcrR family transcriptional regulator, producing the protein MKQFTNRQIEIMEAATARIDMHGIQNLTIKNLAADLGVSEPALYRHFDGKNEILLGVLRYFIDRMELRLQELLQASYNCDAEQLRAIFMSQLTTFTARPAIVSVMFAESIFQFDDRLNAAVLDIMTIVRSYVEKNIKHGQQTGEYSSFLGAEAITTIITGAMRMAVLTWKLSGRKSNLIRNGTVVLDGIITMISHNH; encoded by the coding sequence ATGAAGCAGTTTACTAACCGACAAATCGAAATCATGGAAGCCGCTACAGCCCGGATTGACATGCATGGAATTCAGAATCTCACAATTAAAAACCTGGCCGCCGACCTTGGTGTATCGGAGCCAGCACTGTACCGACATTTTGATGGGAAAAACGAAATTCTCCTGGGCGTACTCCGCTACTTTATAGATCGGATGGAACTGCGGCTACAGGAACTGCTTCAGGCTTCCTATAACTGTGATGCCGAACAGTTACGAGCCATCTTTATGTCCCAGTTAACAACATTCACAGCCAGACCAGCCATTGTTTCGGTCATGTTTGCAGAGAGTATCTTTCAGTTTGATGACAGACTGAATGCTGCTGTTCTTGACATCATGACGATCGTACGTTCATACGTTGAAAAAAATATCAAACACGGCCAGCAGACAGGTGAGTACTCTTCGTTTCTGGGTGCCGAAGCCATAACCACTATCATTACCGGTGCGATGCGTATGGCAGTGCTTACCTGGAAGCTGTCGGGACGTAAATCAAATTTGATCAGGAACGGAACAGTTGTTCTCGACGGTATCATCACAATGATTTCACATAACCATTAA
- a CDS encoding cytochrome C oxidase subunit II, protein MALTSQEIAGILSLAATILIAIVVMVILSASRGSEDKTTAKKKVYALRNKYFWGLTILVIVGLFTTLQSLPYSFSGKQADETYTVVALQWGWKIAPGVSNVAPADFEGADEINIKANKTIKFIVTSQDVNHDFSIYNDEGVLLTQTQAMPGYKNVLHYTFPKPGTYHVVCLEYCGGAHDYMVTTINVI, encoded by the coding sequence ATGGCACTCACCTCGCAGGAGATTGCCGGTATATTGTCGCTTGCGGCAACAATACTGATTGCAATCGTCGTTATGGTCATTCTGTCCGCATCCAGGGGCAGTGAAGATAAAACCACCGCAAAGAAAAAAGTGTACGCCCTCAGGAATAAGTATTTCTGGGGTCTGACGATTCTTGTAATTGTAGGATTATTTACTACATTACAGTCGTTGCCGTACTCATTTTCGGGTAAGCAGGCGGATGAAACCTATACGGTTGTGGCACTCCAGTGGGGATGGAAAATTGCTCCGGGAGTCTCCAATGTTGCACCGGCTGATTTCGAAGGTGCCGACGAGATCAATATCAAGGCGAACAAAACAATCAAGTTTATTGTTACCTCACAAGATGTGAACCACGATTTCTCGATCTACAATGACGAGGGAGTGTTGCTCACTCAGACGCAGGCAATGCCCGGCTATAAAAACGTTCTCCACTATACATTCCCAAAGCCGGGAACATATCACGTCGTATGTCTGGAGTATTGCGGCGGAGCTCACGACTACATGGTCACAACTATTAACGTTATTTAA